The following coding sequences lie in one Candidatus Atribacteria bacterium genomic window:
- a CDS encoding branched-chain amino acid ABC transporter permease — protein sequence IYILEPLAWPFTVIHAPFIIALFLSGLFAAFAALIIGLPVLRLKGDYLGIATLGFAEIIRIIANNLPNITNGALGIKGIPEFTNLWWSVGVAVVTIYIIKGLIDSSYGRALMAIRENEIAAEVIGINLTYHKVMSFTISAFFAGVAGGLFACLLTTIDPKAFMFVMTFNILIVVVMGGLGSITGTVLAAFLFNFFLEYLRPIEAGFQIGPVTMPAIPGLRMVTFSVLLLIIILYKQKGLLGGFEFSWEGFFHFFNKLSTNKKSSEGSTK from the coding sequence GATTTATATACTTGAACCTTTAGCCTGGCCATTCACGGTTATACATGCTCCTTTTATCATTGCCCTATTCTTGAGTGGATTATTTGCAGCATTTGCAGCATTAATAATCGGATTGCCCGTATTAAGGCTGAAAGGGGATTATTTAGGCATAGCTACTTTGGGTTTTGCGGAAATTATTAGAATTATTGCCAATAATCTCCCCAACATAACCAATGGAGCATTGGGAATTAAAGGGATCCCGGAATTTACTAATCTTTGGTGGTCAGTAGGGGTAGCTGTTGTTACCATTTATATAATTAAAGGATTAATTGATAGCAGTTATGGCAGAGCATTGATGGCAATCAGGGAAAATGAAATAGCTGCTGAGGTTATTGGGATTAATTTGACTTATCATAAAGTCATGTCTTTTACCATTAGCGCTTTTTTTGCCGGGGTTGCTGGAGGATTATTTGCCTGTCTGCTAACAACCATAGACCCAAAGGCATTTATGTTTGTCATGACTTTTAATATTTTGATTGTGGTAGTGATGGGCGGATTAGGTAGTATTACCGGAACAGTTTTGGCCGCCTTTTTATTTAATTTCTTTCTGGAATATCTACGTCCCATAGAAGCAGGTTTCCAAATTGGACCAGTTACCATGCCTGCGATACCTGGTTTAAGGATGGTCACTTTCTCAGTTTTACTATTGATTATTATCCTGTACAAGCAAAAGGGATTATTGGGAGGATTTGAGTTCTCCTGGGAAGGATTTTTTCACTTTTTTAACAAATTATCCACAAATAAAAAATCTTCTGAAGGGAGTACTAAGTAA